DNA from Cupriavidus necator N-1:
CTGGCACGCCTGCATGAACTGGTATGGGGCTCGCCGCTGGCCGATGCCGGCTGGAAGGACACGCGCATCCTGGTGCGGCGCGCGGCCAACGTGCTGCCGCTGCGTCCGCGCGCTGCCTGAGCGGGACTGACGCAAAACGAGAACGGCCCGCATCTGCGGGCCGTCTTTCTTTTGTGCGGGCGGCGTGCCGTCACGCGTCAATTGCAATCGATTCTTGTTTGTGTTGGCTAGCGCAGCGCCGCCGTGCAGATGGGCGCGTTGATGTAGACATCGCCGATGCGGCGCTCGCCACGGTCCTTGCGCGTCATGTAGCTGAACATCAGGCTGATGCCAAGCTTGGTCAGGATCTCGACGTCGCGGTTGGCGCAGATATTGCGCTGCAGCGGCGCGGCGTAGTTGACCTCGAAGCTGGCCAGGTCCAGCATCGGCCCGCGGTAGTTGGTGAGCTCCAGCTGGAACAGCACATGCTTGCCGGGGATCGACTGGCAGCGGCGCAGCCGCGTTTCGCCGTCGATTTCGATCGGCAGGGCGTCGTTGAGCTGGCGGCAGGCGCGTGCCAGTACGTTGTCGGGCCGTGTGGTGTTGCGCAGCAATTCGGGCACGCCGGCGGCGCCGGTGTTCTGGCCAGTGGCAGCGCCCTTGAGCATGCGTGACAGCGGGTCGGCCTCATCGATCGCGGGGGCCGGCGCCGAGGCGGCGACATTGCGCGCCTGCACCGGCGCGGCGTTGCCGGGCTGGGGCAGCGGCAACAGCAGCGCAGCCGCGAGTGCGGCCGGGCCTAGCGAAGCGGGAAGCGGCGTGTGTCGTATTCTCATGCAGGCTAACGTTGCCGGGACCGATACTGTCGTCCGTCTCTGCGTGGCCGACGGTGTGGCTTGCGCCGACAGGCTGGCATTGTACCCTCCACCTTGCCGCAGGTGAAAGCCGCGCCACCCGGCAAGGGCATCTGCAGCGCCGATTCGCGCTGCCGTGATCGCAAATGACCTGACCTCACTATTCACCAATAGCGCCAACTTCGCCAGCACCATCGGACCCGACTTAGGCAGGGCAGTTTTTCTGAACGACTGTTTCAAAACCCTGCACGCCAGGACCGTACCGCCTTCGTTATGCTGTGCAACAATTGCGCCTTTTCACGGGTTGCAGGCTCGGGCCGCAAGCAGGCTGGCCGTGCGTGACAACGCCGTTCCCCCGGATACTTTCCATGCCCCGTTCCACCAGCGCGGCTTCTCCCGCGCGCTTTCCTGCCTGGCTGCTGATCTGCGGTTCGCTGATGGCGATCGCGCCGTTGTCGATCGACATGTACCTGCCGAGTTTTCCGTCGCTGGCTGGCGATCTCGGCGTGGACATCGGCCAGGTGCAGTTGACCCTCGGCACATTCCTGGTGGGGTTGGCGCTGGGGCAGGCCTTCTATGGGCCGTTCAGCGACCGCTTCGGGCGCAAGCCGCCGCTCTATGTCGGCCTGTGCCTCTACGTGGCCGCCGCGGTGGGCTGCGCGCTGGCACGCAGCGTGGAGTCGCTGATGCTGTGGCGCTTCCTGCAGGCGCTGGGCGGCTGCGCCGGCATGGTGATGGCACGCGCGGTAATCCGCGACCGGCTTGAGGCGCATGAGTCGGCGCGCGCTTTCTCGTCGCTGATGCTGGTGATGGGGGTTGCGCCGATCCTGGCACCGATCGTCGGTGGCGGCATTCTCTCGGTATCGGGCTGGCGCACGATCTTCTGGGTGCTGGCGGCGGCCGGGATGCTGATCCTGCTGCTGGTCCACCTGCGCATGGAAGAATCGCTGGACCGGCGCCATGCGGCGCCGCTGCGGCTCGGCACCGTGGCGAAAAGCTATGCCGAGCTGCTGCGGGATCGCGAATTCCTCGGCTACTCGCTGTCTGCCGGTTTCGGCTCGGCAGGCATGTTCGCGTATATCTCCGGGTCGCCGTTCGTGCTGATCCAGCTGCACGGCATCGCGCCGTCGCACTACGGTTTTGTGTTCGGCGCCAATGCGCTGGGCCTGATCACGATGTCGCAGCTCAACGCCAGGCTGGTGCGCGGCCGCTCGCTCGATCAGGTGCTCGGGGGCGCGCTGCTGGCGGCCTGCGCGGCGGGCCTGGCGCTCGCTTTTGCCGCGCTTGCAGGCGTGGCGGTGCTGCCGGTGCTGCTGGCGGGATTTTTCGTCTTTATCGGCGCGCTCGGTTGCGTATCGCCGAATGCGTCGGCACTGTCGCTCGCCCATCAGGGCCATCGCGCCGGCACTGCCTCGGCGCTGATGGGCACGCTGCAGTTTTCACTCGGCACGCTGGGCGGCGCGGCCGTCAGCCTGTGGCGCGACGGCACCGCGCTGCCGCTGGGCGTGGTGATGGCGGCCTGCGGTGCAGGCGCGGTGCTGATGCGCTACTACGGGCGCTCAGGCCCCCGTTGACACCGGCTGCGAGCCGTCGTCAGGCGGCCTGTTGCGCGGTGGCTTGCTGGGCGGCAGCCTGTTGCACCACCACCATCTGCGCCGGCATCGGTGCGGCATAGCCGGCCTGGCCGAAGCTCTCGCGGATGATGCGGTTGGTATCGAAATAGACTTGCCAGTAGTGGTCATTGTGGCAGTGCGGACGCACCGCCAGCACCGGGCCGACCAGCGTGAACTCCAGGATCTCGACGTCGATCGGGGGCTCGGCCAGCACGTTGGGGATCTCCGCGATGCGGGTCTTCAGCAGCGCTGCCGCATGGGCAGTGTCGGTGCTGCCGGCAAGCTGCGCTTTCAGTTCGACGCGCCGGTACGGGTTGGCCGTGAAGTTCTGGATGGTATCGCTGAAGATCTTGTTGTTACCGACCACGGTTTGCACATTGTCTGGCGTGTCGAGCGAGGTGGCGAACAGGCCGATCTCGCGCACCGTGCCGGTGACGCCGCCGATTGTCACGAAGTCTCCTACCTTGAACGGGCGCAGCACCACCAGGAACGCACCGGCAGCGAAGTTCGCCATCAACCCCGACCAAGCCATGCCGATGGCCACGCCAGCGGCGGCGATCAGTGCGGCAAAGGTCGTGGTCTGGATGCCGAAGTAGCCGAGGATGCCAATCACCAGCACCACGTTCAGCGTCACGGTG
Protein-coding regions in this window:
- a CDS encoding Bcr/CflA family multidrug efflux MFS transporter: MPRSTSAASPARFPAWLLICGSLMAIAPLSIDMYLPSFPSLAGDLGVDIGQVQLTLGTFLVGLALGQAFYGPFSDRFGRKPPLYVGLCLYVAAAVGCALARSVESLMLWRFLQALGGCAGMVMARAVIRDRLEAHESARAFSSLMLVMGVAPILAPIVGGGILSVSGWRTIFWVLAAAGMLILLLVHLRMEESLDRRHAAPLRLGTVAKSYAELLRDREFLGYSLSAGFGSAGMFAYISGSPFVLIQLHGIAPSHYGFVFGANALGLITMSQLNARLVRGRSLDQVLGGALLAACAAGLALAFAALAGVAVLPVLLAGFFVFIGALGCVSPNASALSLAHQGHRAGTASALMGTLQFSLGTLGGAAVSLWRDGTALPLGVVMAACGAGAVLMRYYGRSGPR
- a CDS encoding mechanosensitive ion channel family protein; this translates as MDATTFDNLKALVVTYATEFGVKILAALAFWVIGRWLIHFVVRMVQNALGKQQVDPTLLRYVGSIVTVTLNVVLVIGILGYFGIQTTTFAALIAAAGVAIGMAWSGLMANFAAGAFLVVLRPFKVGDFVTIGGVTGTVREIGLFATSLDTPDNVQTVVGNNKIFSDTIQNFTANPYRRVELKAQLAGSTDTAHAAALLKTRIAEIPNVLAEPPIDVEILEFTLVGPVLAVRPHCHNDHYWQVYFDTNRIIRESFGQAGYAAPMPAQMVVVQQAAAQQATAQQAA